A genome region from Sceloporus undulatus isolate JIND9_A2432 ecotype Alabama chromosome 1, SceUnd_v1.1, whole genome shotgun sequence includes the following:
- the RHOB gene encoding rho-related GTP-binding protein RhoB → MAAIRKKLVVVGDGACGKTCLLIVFSKDEFPEVYVPTVFENYVADIEVDSKQVELALWDTAGQEDYDRLRPLSYPDTDVILMCFSVDSPDSLENIPEKWVPEVKHFCPNVPIILVANKKDLRNDEHVRNELARMKQEPVRTEDGRAMALRIQAYDYLECSAKTKDGVREVFETATRAALQKRHGAQGGCLSCCKVL, encoded by the coding sequence ATGGCGGCCATACGTAAGAAGCTGGTGGTGGTGGGCGACGGGGCATGTGGGAAGACATGCCTGTTGATCGTGTTCAGCAAGGACGAGTTCCCGGAGGTGTACGTGCCGACAGTCTTTGAGAACTACGTGGCCGACATTGAGGTGGACAGCAAGCAAGTGGAGCTGGCCCTGTGGGACACAGCCGGCCAGGAGGACTATGACCGGCTCCGGCCCTTGTCCTACCCGGACACGGACGTCATCCTCATGTGCTTCTCGGTGGACAGCCCGGACTCCCTGGAGAACATCCCGGAGAAGTGGGTGCCCGAGGTGAAGCACTTCTGCCCCAATGTGCCCATCATCCTGGTGGCCAACAAGAAAGACCTCCGCAACGATGAGCACGTCCGCAATGAGCTGGCCCGCATGAAGCAGGAGCCTGTCCGCACCGAGGACGGCCGTGCCATGGCCCTCCGCATTCAGGCCTACGACTACCTCGAGTGTTCGGCCAAGACTAAGGATGGCGTCCGTGAGGTCTTCGAGACCGCTACCCGCGCCGCCCTCCAGAAGCGCCACGGTGCCCAGGGCGGCTGCCTCAGCTGCTGCAAGGTCCTCTGA